A stretch of Chloracidobacterium validum DNA encodes these proteins:
- a CDS encoding YheT family hydrolase, protein MQLGALGTATRAMTPRAYLLERLAARPFVPDPRLTNPHLQTILGSVLPRRSPQVEQTGRPRTFQTRPDTAVTAVCHWQPGRAPAACPILLLLHGMEGSVESSYMRGLAEKALRAGFHAIRLNTRTCGGTEHLSPHLYNAGLTEDVRAIIAELSEQDGATDVYVIGVSLSGNVALRLAGEYGAHAPQCVRGIAAISPSVDLAASTAAIEQPVNWFYHRRFVRSLKARMERKAKLFPERYDARHLKRIRTIREFDEAYTAVAAGYADAADYYHRASAVRIAAAIRLPTLIIHAQDDPFIPAAPLTEPAFADNSSITILLTERGGHVGFLAARRADEDRRWAEHRIMDFVRLLDAIRRR, encoded by the coding sequence ATGCAGCTTGGAGCGCTAGGAACGGCAACGCGGGCGATGACGCCCCGCGCCTACTTGCTGGAGCGGTTGGCGGCTCGTCCGTTCGTTCCTGATCCACGCCTGACCAACCCCCACCTACAGACCATTCTTGGCTCGGTCCTACCGCGGCGGTCGCCGCAGGTGGAGCAAACGGGGCGGCCACGGACGTTTCAGACCCGACCAGATACGGCCGTGACGGCCGTCTGCCACTGGCAGCCCGGACGCGCGCCGGCGGCGTGTCCAATCCTGCTTCTGCTGCACGGCATGGAAGGCTCGGTCGAGTCGAGCTACATGCGCGGACTGGCGGAAAAAGCGCTGCGGGCGGGTTTTCATGCGATTCGTCTCAATACGCGCACCTGTGGCGGCACAGAGCATCTATCGCCTCACCTCTACAATGCTGGGTTGACCGAGGACGTCCGCGCCATCATCGCGGAGTTGAGCGAGCAGGACGGGGCGACGGACGTCTATGTGATTGGCGTTTCGCTTTCGGGCAATGTGGCGCTGCGTCTGGCCGGAGAATATGGCGCGCATGCCCCCCAGTGCGTGCGGGGGATTGCGGCGATTTCCCCCTCGGTCGATCTGGCGGCGAGCACGGCGGCCATCGAGCAGCCCGTGAACTGGTTTTACCATCGCCGGTTTGTGCGGAGTCTCAAAGCCCGGATGGAACGCAAGGCCAAGCTGTTTCCAGAGCGGTACGATGCCCGCCACCTCAAGCGGATTCGGACGATTCGTGAATTTGACGAAGCCTACACAGCCGTGGCGGCCGGCTACGCCGACGCGGCGGATTACTACCACCGGGCGAGCGCCGTCCGAATTGCCGCGGCCATCCGCCTGCCGACGCTCATCATCCACGCTCAGGACGATCCGTTCATCCCGGCTGCGCCGCTTACCGAACCGGCCTTTGCTGACAATTCAAGCATTACGATTCTCTTGACCGAGCGTGGCGGTCACGTTGGTTTTCTGGCCGCGCGCCGGGCTGACGAAGACCGCCGGTGGGCCGAGCACCGAATCATGGATTTCGTCCGACTGCTGGATGCCATCCGGCGGCGGTGA
- a CDS encoding Spy/CpxP family protein refolding chaperone, whose product MVHRLSLRPLAVAFALALTLTGVLGGVAYAAGRDRGPGHFMGFFMKRMAAELNLTEEQQAQIRQILETERATAEPLMKQLKAGHDQLRTLGLDGIFNEAQVRVIAQQQAQTMTELIVSKERVKAQVAAVLTPEQRERAKQMLDRFHQRMREHRGHRGPGFGRGPLPPM is encoded by the coding sequence ATGGTTCACCGTCTTAGTTTACGTCCTCTCGCCGTCGCTTTCGCGCTGGCTTTGACCCTGACGGGCGTGTTGGGGGGCGTTGCTTACGCTGCCGGACGCGACCGCGGGCCGGGTCACTTCATGGGCTTTTTCATGAAGCGCATGGCGGCGGAACTCAACCTCACCGAAGAGCAGCAAGCCCAGATTCGGCAGATTCTGGAAACCGAACGCGCCACCGCCGAGCCGCTCATGAAGCAGCTCAAGGCCGGCCACGACCAACTCCGTACGCTTGGACTGGACGGCATATTCAATGAAGCTCAGGTGCGGGTGATTGCCCAGCAGCAAGCCCAGACCATGACGGAGCTGATTGTTTCCAAGGAACGGGTCAAGGCGCAGGTAGCAGCGGTTCTCACGCCGGAGCAGCGGGAACGCGCCAAGCAGATGTTGGATCGCTTCCATCAGCGGATGCGCGAGCACCGGGGGCATCGTGGTCCCGGCTTTGGTCGCGGGCCGCTGCCGCCAATGTAG
- a CDS encoding PEP-utilizing enzyme produces MLKSERFFVRLGAALGSRLGVGPKAASLDRAAAAGLPVPDGLIVLDELFGESLRQGWLQAAEGRFVLHDVATFERALNLPVVSPRLAVRSAFAVEDGATKSLAGYFDSVLNVAPQDVATALCEVWCSSLRHAAPHRRDVIVMAMVDARWAGVAATETDHEDDLINVTEGLADDLVGGRVPGETRNLPKINAFEGPTESGFAGRLQVLLRDVRRVFGRGNWDVEFADDGRRCWLLQVRPLTQPVTRNEWFTYANHREILPPLPSRLMTSLIASCAQDLFDYYRDFDARLPANRPFIEVFAGRPFINLSLLADMMRLWGLPTRLVTDAIGGRDVFGQGLRWGRLWRSWRALVRLGWAQLQSVGSAQNRIAWLAQVGQASDSDNFTTCLTDLQTVYTALVREMFSLTQAISGPMAALRRLGLLSEWAARHETITTRLMTDLDPLRDYVQAHPSVVDVLRRGGLPHDETFRQLWQDYLARYGFRGIFESDIAQPRYHEQPEVLLASLWLPRGALTPPPLPWFAWLVYPVWWQARRALDARERLRHAAMQTFDRLRQRLKRLAEQACATGALPAAEDVWLLEVDELKRLDGGWRVTPDFLATRREEQARFAEYDFPDVFQRFDDFTAFIRARAGGDLVGQRLPGIGLTRGTAEGRAWVCDTPTLPPGDTDEPYILVARAVDAGWIPVFAAVAGVVVEIGGDLSHGSIVLRELGLPSVTNVRGVTRVIQTGDRIRVQASEGAVEVLKSGVGAVSLASTPAHE; encoded by the coding sequence ATGCTGAAATCTGAACGTTTTTTTGTCCGGCTTGGGGCTGCCTTGGGTTCCCGCCTAGGCGTTGGGCCAAAGGCAGCTTCTCTCGACCGGGCCGCGGCGGCCGGGCTGCCCGTGCCGGATGGCCTCATCGTCCTAGATGAGTTGTTCGGCGAAAGCTTGCGCCAGGGATGGCTTCAAGCAGCCGAAGGTCGTTTCGTCCTTCACGACGTGGCCACGTTTGAGCGGGCCCTGAACTTGCCGGTGGTGTCGCCGCGCTTGGCCGTCCGGTCGGCCTTTGCCGTCGAGGATGGTGCAACCAAAAGCCTGGCAGGGTATTTCGATTCGGTGTTGAACGTCGCCCCCCAGGACGTGGCGACCGCGCTGTGCGAGGTTTGGTGTTCGAGTCTCCGGCACGCAGCTCCGCACCGGCGCGATGTCATCGTCATGGCCATGGTGGACGCCCGCTGGGCCGGCGTTGCCGCCACCGAAACCGACCATGAAGATGATTTGATCAATGTCACGGAAGGTTTAGCTGATGACCTCGTTGGTGGGCGAGTGCCAGGCGAGACCCGCAACCTGCCAAAAATCAACGCTTTTGAAGGGCCGACGGAAAGCGGTTTCGCGGGACGACTACAGGTGTTGCTGCGTGACGTTCGGCGGGTTTTTGGTCGCGGCAACTGGGATGTCGAGTTTGCCGATGACGGCCGCCGCTGCTGGTTACTCCAGGTGCGCCCGCTGACCCAACCAGTGACCCGCAACGAGTGGTTCACCTATGCCAATCACCGGGAGATTCTGCCGCCGCTTCCCTCGCGCCTGATGACAAGCCTGATTGCTTCCTGTGCGCAGGATTTGTTTGATTACTACCGTGACTTCGATGCGCGCTTGCCGGCGAATCGTCCGTTCATCGAGGTTTTTGCCGGGCGGCCGTTCATCAACCTATCGCTACTGGCCGACATGATGCGGTTGTGGGGACTTCCAACGCGCTTGGTCACCGATGCCATTGGCGGACGCGACGTTTTCGGCCAGGGGCTGCGCTGGGGGCGATTGTGGCGGTCATGGCGCGCGCTGGTCAGATTAGGGTGGGCACAGTTGCAATCGGTTGGCTCGGCCCAAAACCGGATTGCCTGGCTAGCTCAGGTTGGCCAAGCGTCTGACTCAGACAACTTTACCACCTGCCTGACCGACTTGCAGACCGTTTACACGGCGCTCGTGCGGGAAATGTTTTCGCTCACGCAGGCCATCAGCGGACCCATGGCCGCGCTCCGGCGCTTGGGACTCCTGTCTGAATGGGCCGCGCGTCATGAAACCATTACGACACGCCTGATGACTGACCTCGATCCGCTCCGGGATTACGTGCAAGCGCACCCGTCGGTCGTGGATGTGCTCCGGCGGGGCGGCCTGCCACATGACGAAACCTTTCGGCAGCTTTGGCAAGACTACCTCGCGCGCTATGGCTTTCGCGGCATCTTTGAAAGTGACATTGCCCAACCGCGTTACCACGAGCAGCCGGAGGTATTGCTGGCCAGCCTCTGGCTTCCACGCGGAGCACTGACGCCGCCACCGTTACCTTGGTTTGCCTGGCTGGTGTATCCGGTGTGGTGGCAAGCGCGCCGGGCGCTTGACGCGCGCGAGCGGCTGCGGCATGCCGCCATGCAAACTTTCGACCGTCTCCGGCAGCGGCTGAAGCGCCTGGCGGAGCAGGCCTGTGCTACCGGAGCGTTACCGGCAGCGGAAGATGTCTGGTTGTTGGAAGTTGATGAGCTGAAACGGCTCGATGGCGGGTGGCGCGTCACGCCGGATTTTTTGGCGACCCGCCGGGAGGAACAGGCGCGGTTTGCGGAGTATGACTTCCCGGATGTCTTCCAGCGCTTTGATGACTTTACCGCCTTCATTCGCGCGCGGGCCGGCGGTGACTTGGTTGGTCAGCGCCTCCCGGGCATCGGATTGACCCGTGGCACGGCCGAGGGGCGCGCTTGGGTGTGCGACACACCGACCCTGCCGCCGGGAGACACCGACGAGCCGTATATTCTGGTTGCGCGAGCTGTGGATGCCGGCTGGATTCCAGTCTTTGCTGCCGTCGCCGGGGTGGTGGTCGAGATCGGCGGCGACCTGTCGCATGGCTCAATTGTGCTGCGTGAGCTTGGTCTGCCGTCCGTAACGAATGTGCGAGGTGTGACGCGCGTCATCCAGACCGGGGACCGCATTCGCGTTCAAGCGAGTGAGGGGGCAGTTGAAGTGCTCAAGTCAGGGGTTGGTGCAGTATCCCTTGCGTCAACACCAGCCCACGAATAA
- a CDS encoding nucleotidyltransferase domain-containing protein — protein MLPTALTPLLPSTPVDRFLQRALTGQSEARGAAVWDAGLSATEVMAALQTHRLGPLLCARLPSDAWDSLPDELQAWLKSRGRAQALLDVQQMLALRELLPLAQAQGRPVLLLKGIPMSYRHYPEPHHRVKTDVDVLVRPSDAAGLMALLESLGYTRSLGVTGQLINRQATLARGDVAFDVHWSLSNTAVFAHVLNFDAMWHDRTDLPALGAGAYAPSDEDLFLHACFHLALHIGYEFALVWLYDIHLLASLWTPDAAERILQRARRLRILRVCLACLQLSRVWFGTPYPDDVGAALARSTGPELSAQILACHLSRWKRLQLELLALSWRERLRLLYEMGFPSEAYLRQRYADTTTWLPWLHIRRWLGRPGVVSPVEPGGATADIDGKAHKNEY, from the coding sequence ATGCTACCAACTGCCCTGACGCCGCTCTTGCCGTCAACCCCAGTGGATAGGTTTTTGCAGCGCGCGCTGACCGGACAATCCGAGGCGCGTGGGGCGGCCGTCTGGGATGCCGGACTGTCCGCGACGGAAGTGATGGCCGCCCTCCAGACCCACCGGCTTGGCCCGCTGCTATGCGCGCGGTTGCCATCTGATGCCTGGGACTCCCTTCCAGATGAGCTGCAAGCTTGGTTGAAATCGCGCGGGCGGGCGCAGGCGCTCCTCGATGTGCAGCAAATGCTGGCGCTGCGCGAGCTTCTCCCGCTTGCCCAGGCCCAGGGCCGGCCGGTGCTCCTGCTCAAAGGCATACCGATGAGCTACCGGCACTACCCTGAGCCACATCATCGCGTCAAAACCGATGTGGACGTTCTGGTTCGCCCGTCAGATGCGGCCGGGTTGATGGCCCTGCTGGAAAGCCTGGGCTACACGCGCTCGTTGGGCGTCACCGGACAGCTTATCAACCGTCAGGCCACGCTCGCCCGTGGCGATGTGGCTTTTGACGTGCACTGGAGCCTATCCAACACGGCCGTCTTTGCTCATGTCCTCAACTTCGACGCCATGTGGCATGACCGAACAGACCTACCGGCCCTTGGCGCCGGAGCTTACGCTCCGTCGGACGAAGACCTGTTTCTCCACGCCTGCTTCCACCTGGCGCTGCATATTGGCTACGAGTTTGCTCTTGTCTGGCTGTACGATATTCACTTGCTGGCATCGCTCTGGACGCCAGACGCCGCCGAGCGGATTTTGCAACGCGCGCGCCGGTTACGCATCCTGCGGGTCTGTCTCGCTTGCCTTCAGTTGTCGCGGGTCTGGTTCGGCACGCCCTATCCAGACGATGTCGGCGCGGCGTTGGCGCGCTCGACCGGGCCGGAACTGTCCGCCCAAATCCTGGCCTGTCATCTGAGTCGCTGGAAGCGGCTGCAACTGGAACTACTGGCCCTATCTTGGCGGGAACGCTTGCGGCTGCTCTACGAGATGGGGTTCCCCTCAGAAGCGTACCTCCGCCAACGGTATGCCGATACGACCACCTGGTTGCCTTGGCTTCACATCCGGCGGTGGCTGGGGCGTCCGGGTGTCGTCTCTCCAGTCGAGCCGGGTGGCGCGACAGCCGACATTGACGGAAAAGCCCATAAGAACGAATACTGA
- a CDS encoding peptidylprolyl isomerase, whose protein sequence is MAQSEASSANPASNPRRTLLIIVIFFLGLVMVLAYSLPSRSLFGASGPKAVQPVPEDTVIARVGSRTVTAKEYTTSLQNLVSMYRRYAAQLASGGGNFPLSIQQLRQQGSDRAILQQLVRRRIIELEAERLGLMATEGEIQQRLREQFRDENGRFIGVEKYKKQLLRMGTSYVEFERDLAYTILEEKLRNFITSGIQISPQEAEEEYRRQNTRFELSYVVLPATDFEKGVAEPTDEELRAYFDAHKEDFRPTKDRRKVRYIYVSQDKAAEIIPVSDEELQKEYDPNKQVKSVQVSQIVLKVLTPKDEDKVLQKANELVARARGKEGVPAEDFASLARGNSQDTATAAKGGDLGKVERSNVKPGEAVEAAFTLGVGEVSEPVRRGNAFYIFKVTDRAIKTFEEAKPGLLAIVRNRLSYAKASQLADEAVSLLSRTRNFEETAKTIAAKLNLTPDDVKRETPFFAPGDDVPDIGSNPSFEEKTSALTEPNDVGEKVGVRGGFAIPQLVEIKKPGDPTLDEVRDKVVAKVKQEKALQKAYDRAKELIAAAKNAAGLKSAAEAMKLKVEEIKDFNDTAYLDNKSFPAAFPNAEKVKVGELIPMPLYAARNAAPTVAVVAVTSRKDADLTKFAERRKETMDRLRGDRANNLFETYIDGVKARLKEAGQLRVDRALAERVVVAAAANEPAAE, encoded by the coding sequence ATGGCTCAATCTGAAGCGTCTTCTGCGAACCCCGCGTCCAATCCCCGACGCACGCTGCTCATTATCGTCATCTTCTTCCTTGGCTTGGTCATGGTGTTGGCGTACTCGCTCCCCTCGCGGTCGCTGTTCGGCGCGAGTGGACCCAAGGCAGTGCAGCCCGTCCCGGAAGACACCGTCATTGCGCGGGTCGGTAGCCGAACGGTGACGGCCAAGGAGTACACGACCTCACTCCAGAATCTGGTGTCCATGTATCGTCGTTATGCTGCCCAACTGGCTTCCGGCGGGGGGAACTTTCCGTTGAGCATCCAGCAGTTGCGCCAGCAAGGCAGTGACCGGGCTATTTTGCAACAGTTGGTCAGACGGCGGATTATCGAGCTGGAAGCCGAACGGCTCGGTCTCATGGCAACGGAGGGTGAAATCCAGCAGCGCCTGCGCGAACAATTTCGCGACGAAAACGGCCGCTTCATTGGCGTCGAGAAATACAAAAAGCAACTCCTGCGCATGGGAACGTCCTATGTCGAGTTTGAGCGCGACCTGGCCTACACCATTCTTGAAGAGAAGCTGCGCAACTTCATCACCAGTGGCATTCAGATTTCGCCGCAGGAAGCCGAAGAAGAATACCGCCGGCAAAACACACGCTTTGAGTTGAGCTACGTGGTCCTGCCCGCGACCGACTTTGAGAAGGGCGTCGCCGAGCCGACGGACGAGGAACTTCGCGCCTATTTCGACGCCCACAAGGAAGACTTTCGCCCAACCAAGGACCGCCGCAAGGTTCGTTACATTTACGTCAGCCAGGACAAGGCAGCCGAGATCATTCCCGTGTCTGATGAAGAACTGCAAAAAGAGTACGACCCAAACAAGCAGGTCAAGTCAGTTCAGGTCAGTCAGATTGTGTTGAAGGTCTTGACGCCCAAGGATGAAGACAAGGTGCTCCAGAAAGCCAATGAGCTTGTTGCGCGCGCGCGCGGCAAGGAGGGCGTGCCGGCGGAAGACTTCGCCTCCCTGGCGCGTGGCAACTCCCAGGATACGGCAACGGCGGCAAAGGGCGGCGATCTGGGCAAGGTTGAGCGTTCCAATGTCAAGCCCGGTGAGGCGGTCGAGGCGGCTTTTACCCTTGGGGTTGGTGAAGTCAGCGAACCGGTGCGGCGCGGAAATGCCTTCTACATCTTCAAGGTTACCGATCGCGCCATCAAAACCTTTGAAGAAGCCAAGCCCGGCTTGTTGGCCATCGTTCGTAACCGGCTGTCCTATGCCAAAGCGTCGCAGCTTGCCGATGAAGCCGTTTCGCTGCTGTCGCGGACACGCAACTTTGAGGAAACAGCCAAGACCATTGCTGCCAAGCTCAATCTGACGCCGGATGATGTCAAGCGCGAAACGCCGTTCTTCGCGCCGGGCGATGACGTTCCAGACATCGGCAGCAACCCGTCGTTTGAAGAAAAGACTTCGGCGCTGACGGAACCAAACGATGTCGGTGAAAAAGTAGGTGTTCGCGGCGGATTTGCGATTCCCCAACTCGTCGAAATCAAGAAGCCGGGCGACCCCACGCTCGATGAAGTGCGCGACAAGGTGGTTGCCAAGGTCAAGCAAGAAAAAGCGCTTCAGAAGGCTTACGACCGCGCCAAGGAACTCATTGCCGCCGCCAAGAACGCCGCCGGTCTGAAGTCCGCCGCCGAAGCCATGAAGCTCAAGGTCGAGGAAATCAAGGACTTCAACGACACAGCCTACCTTGACAACAAATCCTTCCCGGCTGCCTTCCCCAACGCTGAAAAGGTCAAAGTCGGCGAACTGATTCCGATGCCCCTGTACGCGGCCCGGAATGCCGCGCCAACCGTGGCCGTGGTGGCCGTGACCAGTCGGAAAGACGCCGATTTGACAAAGTTCGCCGAGCGGCGCAAGGAAACCATGGACCGCCTGCGCGGCGACCGGGCCAACAACTTGTTTGAAACGTACATTGATGGCGTCAAAGCGCGCTTGAAGGAAGCCGGGCAACTGCGGGTGGATCGCGCTCTGGCCGAGCGGGTCGTGGTGGCGGCGGCGGCCAACGAACCGGCTGCCGAGTAA
- a CDS encoding adenylosuccinate synthase yields MKNIVVVGTQWGDEGKGKIVDLVAPHFDIVARYQGGHNAGHTVIVNGEKFVLHLLPSGIVHPGKRCVIGNGVVVDPTALLAEIDELSARGIDFDGRLAISNRAHIILPHHLALERTSEQRRGVRQVGTTLRGIGPAYEDKIGRRGLRAGDLLRPDRLKRQLEEIIGEANDILRARGAEPIALAAVVDDLLGKASRIAPFVTDTALLLAREMTAGKTVLFEGAQGTMLDIDHGTYPYVTSSSGTAGGATVGTGVPPTAITGALGIMKAYTTRVGSGPFPTELTDAVGERLRARGQEYGASTGRPRRCGWFDGVVARYARIINGLTSVALMKLDVLDDFETIDICTAYRLGGELVEAIPHDAQDLEAVEPVYETLPGWRSSTVGLTSFEQLPDNAQRYIARLEELVGCEIGLVSTGPDRQDTILRSGSELVGWLR; encoded by the coding sequence ATGAAAAATATCGTCGTGGTTGGAACGCAGTGGGGGGATGAAGGGAAGGGCAAGATTGTAGATTTGGTCGCCCCGCACTTCGACATTGTCGCCAGGTACCAGGGCGGTCACAACGCCGGCCACACCGTGATTGTCAACGGCGAGAAGTTCGTGCTGCACCTGCTGCCATCGGGGATCGTCCATCCTGGCAAGCGGTGCGTGATCGGCAACGGGGTGGTGGTGGACCCAACCGCGCTGCTCGCCGAGATAGATGAGCTATCTGCCCGTGGGATTGACTTTGACGGACGGTTGGCGATCAGTAACCGGGCGCACATCATTTTGCCCCATCACCTCGCGCTCGAACGAACCAGTGAGCAGCGCCGCGGTGTCCGGCAAGTCGGGACGACGCTGCGCGGGATTGGTCCCGCCTACGAGGACAAAATCGGACGACGCGGACTGCGCGCCGGTGACTTGCTGCGTCCTGACCGGCTGAAGCGCCAGCTCGAGGAAATCATCGGCGAAGCCAATGACATTTTGCGGGCGCGTGGCGCGGAGCCGATTGCCCTGGCCGCGGTGGTGGACGATCTCCTGGGCAAAGCGAGCCGGATTGCGCCGTTCGTCACCGATACGGCCCTATTGCTTGCGCGTGAGATGACGGCCGGGAAAACCGTGCTCTTTGAAGGGGCCCAGGGGACAATGCTCGATATTGACCACGGCACGTATCCCTATGTCACCTCGTCCAGCGGCACGGCCGGCGGCGCGACGGTGGGCACGGGCGTTCCTCCCACCGCCATCACCGGCGCGCTGGGCATCATGAAGGCCTACACCACCCGCGTCGGGAGCGGGCCGTTCCCCACCGAACTGACCGACGCCGTTGGCGAGCGGCTGCGCGCGCGCGGCCAGGAGTACGGAGCCTCGACCGGACGCCCACGACGCTGTGGCTGGTTCGATGGCGTCGTGGCCCGCTATGCCCGGATTATCAACGGACTGACGAGTGTGGCGCTGATGAAGCTGGACGTGCTGGATGACTTTGAAACCATTGACATCTGCACGGCTTACCGGCTAGGTGGGGAACTCGTCGAAGCCATTCCGCACGACGCCCAAGACCTCGAAGCCGTCGAGCCGGTCTATGAAACGCTCCCCGGATGGCGGTCATCCACCGTGGGACTCACGTCCTTCGAGCAACTGCCTGACAATGCGCAGCGCTACATCGCGCGACTCGAGGAACTCGTCGGGTGCGAAATCGGGCTGGTGTCAACCGGACCCGACCGGCAGGACACGATACTTCGGTCTGGTTCCGAGCTTGTCGGGTGGCTCCGGTGA
- a CDS encoding alpha/beta fold hydrolase — protein MTRPTIIAIHGNGGGAFRFARLRPFFTENAPVAFEALTLPGFGGTPRDPDCRTLADYADRIEQFLTRIDAPRILLGHGIGGSLALEYLQRFAPSVTGVILHAPVGARLDTRWFPRVMGFPATRELGKRMLASPVLRPLWRRMLFSQPVPDDVANRFFAEYGACEAFGQMFELITAEWFAALEPITIPAILLWGARERVLTLDQAADFRAKLPAATIEIVSDWDHFPMLEQPEAYARKLMALSARLLAPANVV, from the coding sequence ATGACGCGCCCAACCATCATCGCCATTCATGGAAACGGCGGCGGGGCGTTTCGCTTCGCGCGACTTCGTCCATTCTTCACCGAGAACGCGCCGGTGGCCTTCGAGGCGCTGACGTTGCCGGGCTTTGGTGGCACGCCGCGCGATCCGGACTGCCGGACACTTGCCGATTACGCCGATCGGATTGAGCAATTTTTGACGCGCATTGACGCGCCCCGGATCCTCCTCGGACATGGCATCGGCGGTTCGCTGGCGCTGGAATATCTCCAGCGCTTCGCGCCTTCGGTGACGGGCGTCATCTTGCATGCGCCGGTTGGCGCGCGGCTGGATACGCGCTGGTTTCCACGGGTGATGGGGTTTCCTGCCACCCGCGAGTTAGGCAAACGCATGTTGGCTTCACCAGTGTTGCGTCCGCTCTGGCGACGGATGTTGTTTTCACAGCCGGTGCCGGACGACGTGGCCAACCGCTTCTTTGCCGAGTATGGCGCTTGCGAAGCCTTTGGCCAGATGTTCGAACTCATTACGGCCGAGTGGTTCGCAGCGTTGGAACCCATCACCATCCCGGCGATTCTGCTGTGGGGCGCACGTGAGCGCGTGCTGACGCTCGACCAGGCCGCCGATTTTCGGGCAAAGCTCCCGGCGGCGACCATCGAGATTGTCAGTGACTGGGATCACTTCCCGATGCTGGAACAACCGGAAGCCTACGCGCGCAAGCTCATGGCGCTGTCTGCTCGACTACTTGCGCCGGCCAACGTCGTTTGA
- a CDS encoding SelL-related redox protein, giving the protein MMKRVPQDVLVQDVNGLNLAGPTLADQLTGPVNLLVFLRHFGCVFCREIVADLRDIAASTPDYPPVLFFFQGTVEQGKTFFAGHWPEARAVSDTPLVFYKAFGIERGGWRELFGPEVWSCGLRAARKGHGIGFPVGDPFVMPGAFLVSPSGAILWGHDFKHAGDHPDWTSLPVATTLSAQA; this is encoded by the coding sequence ATGATGAAACGTGTTCCACAGGACGTTCTGGTGCAGGATGTGAACGGGTTGAACCTAGCTGGCCCGACGCTTGCCGATCAGTTGACCGGTCCGGTCAACCTGCTGGTTTTTCTGCGGCATTTTGGGTGTGTGTTCTGCCGCGAAATCGTGGCCGATTTGCGCGACATCGCGGCTAGCACCCCTGACTACCCACCGGTCCTGTTCTTTTTCCAGGGCACGGTTGAGCAGGGCAAGACCTTTTTCGCGGGTCACTGGCCGGAGGCGCGCGCCGTGAGTGATACGCCACTGGTGTTTTACAAGGCGTTTGGCATCGAGCGGGGTGGTTGGCGTGAGCTGTTTGGCCCGGAGGTTTGGTCATGTGGGTTGCGGGCGGCGCGCAAGGGACATGGCATCGGCTTTCCGGTTGGCGATCCCTTCGTCATGCCGGGCGCGTTTCTCGTTTCCCCATCGGGGGCGATTCTGTGGGGGCATGACTTCAAGCACGCCGGCGACCACCCAGACTGGACATCCCTGCCGGTGGCAACCACATTGTCGGCTCAAGCATGA